From a single Kitasatospora sp. NBC_00458 genomic region:
- a CDS encoding DUF4097 family beta strand repeat-containing protein, with protein MPTFDTPGPISVTLEFDIGSARITAGKRTDTVVEVTPADAADEVDVRVAEQTKVTYADGALVVKGPRKRSVFGRTGSIDVTVEVPAGSEVRGDAPMGDFLCEGPLGDCRLKTSVGRIQVGPAASVHLKTDHGEIRLERADGDAEVSASGRIELGSVGGAVTVKNLNGETVIGEVGGDLRANLSNGAVTVGSALADVDVKSAHGTIRIEELVRGRAVLQTSVGDIEVGVRESTAAWLDVHTRMGSVRNSLDTADGPGGAGETVEVRARTQLGDIVVRRA; from the coding sequence ATGCCTACTTTCGACACCCCCGGCCCGATCAGCGTCACCCTGGAGTTCGACATCGGGTCGGCCCGGATCACGGCGGGCAAGCGCACCGACACCGTGGTGGAGGTGACCCCGGCGGACGCCGCCGACGAGGTGGACGTCCGGGTCGCCGAGCAGACCAAGGTCACCTACGCGGACGGCGCGCTGGTGGTCAAGGGCCCGCGGAAGCGCTCCGTCTTCGGCCGGACGGGTTCCATCGACGTCACCGTCGAGGTGCCCGCCGGGTCCGAGGTCCGCGGTGACGCCCCGATGGGCGACTTCCTCTGCGAAGGGCCGCTGGGCGACTGCCGGCTGAAGACCTCGGTGGGCCGGATCCAGGTCGGCCCGGCCGCGAGCGTCCACCTGAAGACCGACCACGGCGAGATCCGGCTGGAGCGGGCCGACGGGGACGCCGAGGTCTCCGCCTCCGGCCGGATCGAGCTCGGCTCCGTCGGGGGCGCGGTGACGGTCAAGAACCTCAACGGCGAGACGGTCATCGGCGAGGTCGGCGGCGACCTCCGGGCCAACCTGTCCAACGGTGCCGTGACCGTCGGTTCCGCGCTGGCCGACGTCGACGTCAAGTCGGCCCACGGCACCATCCGGATCGAGGAGCTGGTCCGCGGGCGCGCGGTGCTGCAGACCTCCGTGGGCGACATCGAGGTCGGCGTCCGCGAGTCCACCGCCGCCTGGCTCGACGTGCACACCCGGATGGGCAGCGTCCGCAACTCCCTCGACACCGCGGACGGCCCGGGTGGGGC
- a CDS encoding adenosine deaminase yields MEAFIAGMPKAELHVHHVGSASPRVVAELAARHRGQAKVPTDPEALAEYFTFTDFAHFIEVYLSVVDLIRDAEDVRALTYGVAEDMARQNIRYAELTVTPYSSVSRGIPDVAFMEAIEDARLSAEKELGVVLRWCFDIPGEAGLAAAEETARLAVDLAPEGLVSFGLGGPEIGVPRPQFKPYFDRARAAGLRSVPHAGETTGPETVWDALRVLGAERIGHGTQAVADPALLDHLGEHRIPLEVCPTSNIATRAVERIEDHPIKRMVDAGLLVTVNSDDPPMFGTDLNTEYAVAARLLGLDEAGVAGLARNAVEASFLDPAGKTALAGEIDSYLARWHQG; encoded by the coding sequence ATCGAGGCGTTCATCGCCGGAATGCCCAAGGCGGAGCTGCACGTCCACCACGTCGGGTCGGCCTCGCCGCGCGTGGTCGCCGAGCTCGCCGCCCGCCACCGCGGCCAGGCGAAGGTGCCCACCGACCCGGAGGCCCTCGCCGAGTACTTCACCTTCACCGACTTCGCGCACTTCATCGAGGTCTACCTGAGCGTCGTCGACCTGATCCGTGACGCCGAGGACGTGCGCGCGCTGACCTACGGCGTGGCCGAGGACATGGCGCGGCAGAACATCCGGTACGCCGAACTGACCGTCACGCCGTACTCCTCGGTCAGCCGGGGCATTCCCGACGTCGCCTTCATGGAGGCGATCGAGGACGCCCGGCTGAGCGCCGAGAAGGAGCTCGGCGTGGTGCTCCGCTGGTGCTTCGACATCCCCGGCGAGGCCGGTCTCGCCGCCGCCGAGGAGACCGCCCGGCTGGCCGTCGACCTGGCGCCGGAGGGCCTGGTCAGCTTCGGCCTCGGCGGGCCGGAGATCGGGGTGCCGCGTCCGCAGTTCAAGCCGTACTTCGACCGGGCGCGGGCGGCCGGCCTGCGCAGCGTCCCGCACGCCGGTGAGACCACCGGTCCGGAGACGGTCTGGGACGCGCTGCGGGTGCTCGGGGCCGAGCGGATCGGCCACGGCACCCAGGCGGTCGCGGACCCGGCGCTGCTCGACCACCTCGGCGAGCACCGGATCCCGCTGGAGGTCTGCCCGACCTCCAACATCGCCACCCGGGCGGTGGAGCGGATCGAGGACCACCCGATCAAGCGGATGGTGGACGCGGGCCTGCTGGTCACCGTCAACAGCGACGACCCGCCGATGTTCGGCACCGACCTGAACACCGAGTACGCGGTGGCGGCCCGGCTGCTCGGCCTGGACGAGGCCGGGGTCGCCGGGCTGGCGCGGAACGCGGTCGAGGCGTCCTTCCTGGATCCGGCCGGCAAGACCGCGCTGGCCGGCGAGATCGACTCCTACCTCGCGCGCTGGCACCAGGGCTGA
- a CDS encoding DUF445 domain-containing protein codes for MSDEAFSGTGPGVRFTAADEEKRRGVRRMKTIATGLLAFATLVFALTTWAESAGAGAWAGYVAAAAEAGMVGALADWFAVTALFRRPFGLPIPHTAIIPTKKDAFGRSLGDFVGENFLSGQVVRGRLAALGIARRLGEWLAAPGSAERVTKEASAALRGVLAVLRDDDVQAVVAEAVTRRAAATSVAEPAGRMLGKVVADGGHHGVVDLIAVRVHDWLTENHAEVVDRVTQKTPGWTPKFLDHQVGERVYKELMRFVTDIRDDQEHPARGAIDKFLADFATELQTDPETIARVERAKAELLARAEVQDLIASTWAAVRSLVLNAAEDEESELRRRIREGVRTFGARLATDQKLQAKVDGWLQDAAQYLVDTYRTEITSIISETVAGWDADDASRKIEANVGRDLQFIRINGTVVGALAGLLIHTAAVALGG; via the coding sequence GTGAGCGACGAAGCCTTCAGCGGGACGGGCCCAGGGGTCCGCTTCACCGCGGCCGACGAAGAGAAGAGACGCGGCGTCCGCCGGATGAAGACCATCGCGACCGGCCTGCTGGCCTTCGCGACACTGGTCTTCGCCCTGACGACCTGGGCGGAGTCGGCCGGTGCCGGCGCCTGGGCGGGTTACGTGGCGGCCGCCGCCGAGGCGGGCATGGTCGGCGCGCTGGCCGACTGGTTCGCGGTGACCGCGCTGTTCCGGCGCCCGTTCGGCCTCCCCATCCCGCACACCGCGATCATCCCGACCAAGAAGGACGCGTTCGGCCGGTCGCTCGGCGACTTCGTCGGCGAGAACTTCCTCTCCGGCCAGGTCGTGCGCGGCCGGCTGGCCGCGCTCGGCATCGCGCGCCGGCTCGGGGAGTGGCTGGCCGCCCCCGGAAGCGCCGAACGGGTCACCAAGGAGGCCTCGGCGGCGCTGCGCGGCGTGCTCGCGGTGCTCCGCGACGACGACGTCCAGGCGGTCGTCGCCGAGGCGGTGACCAGGCGGGCCGCCGCCACCTCGGTCGCCGAACCGGCCGGCCGGATGCTCGGCAAGGTGGTCGCGGACGGCGGCCACCACGGGGTGGTCGACCTGATCGCCGTCCGGGTGCACGACTGGCTGACCGAGAACCACGCCGAGGTGGTCGACCGGGTGACCCAGAAGACCCCCGGCTGGACCCCGAAGTTCCTCGACCACCAGGTCGGCGAGCGGGTCTACAAGGAGCTGATGCGGTTCGTCACCGACATCCGGGACGACCAGGAGCACCCGGCGCGCGGTGCGATCGACAAGTTCCTCGCCGACTTCGCCACCGAACTGCAGACCGACCCGGAGACCATCGCCAGGGTCGAGCGGGCCAAGGCCGAGCTGCTCGCCCGCGCCGAGGTCCAGGACCTGATCGCCTCCACCTGGGCCGCCGTCCGCTCGCTGGTCCTGAACGCCGCCGAGGACGAGGAGAGCGAGCTGCGCCGGCGCATCCGCGAGGGCGTGCGGACCTTCGGCGCGCGCCTGGCGACGGACCAGAAGCTCCAGGCCAAGGTGGACGGCTGGCTGCAGGACGCCGCCCAGTACCTGGTCGACACCTACCGGACCGAGATCACGTCGATCATCTCCGAGACGGTGGCGGGCTGGGACGCCGACGACGCCTCCCGCAAGATCGAGGCCAACGTCGGCCGGGACCTCCAGTTCATCCGGATCAACGGCACGGTGGTCGGCGCCCTGGCGGGCCTGCTCATCCACACCGCGGCGGTCGCCCTGGGCGGGTGA
- a CDS encoding nucleotide sugar dehydrogenase, whose translation MRPPAGPPLDVCVVGLGKLGLPLAVQFAATGHRVTGADVAPHVVESVNRGRPPFPREAGLDEALKRVVAEGRLRATTDTTAAVAGSEAVVLVVPLVTTADGEPDFTLLDAATDAVAAGLRRGTLVSYETTLPVGVTRGRWAPRLAAGSGLTPGRDFALVFSPERVRTGRVFADLRRYPKLVGGIDPAATRRGAEFYRAVLDFDPRPDLARPNGVWELESAEAAEFAKLAETTYRDVNIALANQFARYADRVGVDFAAVADACNSQPFSHLHRPGVAVGGHCIPVYPRLYLWNDPSATVVRAARAANLEMPGYAVGVLDGALAAGRGGGDGGDGDGGGGAGVAGAGGGEGGGPGGGGVAGQGVLVLGAAYRGGVKETAYSGVFPLVEALRAVGARPYVADPLYRAEELAALGLPPHRGEPVVAAVLQADHPEYRELAPADLPGVRVLLDGRRCTDPERWAVDGVRRIVLGGA comes from the coding sequence ATCCGCCCGCCGGCCGGCCCGCCGCTCGACGTCTGCGTGGTCGGTCTCGGCAAGCTCGGGCTGCCGCTCGCGGTGCAGTTCGCCGCGACGGGCCACCGGGTGACCGGCGCCGACGTCGCCCCGCACGTCGTCGAGTCCGTGAACCGGGGCCGCCCGCCGTTCCCCCGGGAGGCCGGGCTGGACGAGGCGCTCAAGCGGGTGGTGGCCGAGGGCCGGCTGCGGGCCACCACCGACACCACGGCGGCGGTCGCCGGGTCGGAGGCCGTCGTCCTGGTCGTCCCCCTGGTCACCACCGCCGACGGCGAGCCCGACTTCACCCTGCTCGACGCCGCCACCGACGCCGTCGCCGCCGGGCTGCGCCGGGGCACGCTGGTGAGCTACGAGACCACCCTGCCGGTGGGCGTCACCCGGGGCCGCTGGGCACCGCGCCTGGCGGCCGGCTCGGGGCTGACCCCCGGCCGGGACTTCGCACTGGTCTTCAGCCCCGAACGGGTCCGCACCGGCCGGGTCTTCGCCGACCTGCGCCGCTACCCCAAGCTGGTCGGCGGGATCGACCCGGCCGCGACCCGGCGCGGCGCGGAGTTCTACCGGGCGGTGCTGGACTTCGACCCGCGGCCCGACCTGGCGCGGCCCAACGGCGTCTGGGAGCTGGAGTCCGCCGAGGCCGCCGAGTTCGCGAAGCTCGCCGAGACCACCTACCGGGACGTCAACATCGCGCTGGCCAACCAGTTCGCCCGGTACGCGGACCGGGTGGGGGTGGACTTCGCGGCGGTCGCGGACGCCTGCAACTCCCAGCCGTTCAGCCACCTGCACCGGCCGGGCGTCGCCGTCGGCGGGCACTGCATCCCGGTGTACCCGAGGCTCTATCTCTGGAACGACCCCTCGGCCACGGTGGTCCGGGCGGCCCGGGCGGCCAACCTGGAGATGCCGGGGTACGCGGTCGGCGTGCTGGACGGCGCGCTGGCCGCCGGGCGCGGGGGCGGGGACGGCGGGGACGGGGACGGCGGCGGTGGCGCGGGCGTTGCGGGTGCGGGTGGTGGCGAGGGCGGCGGCCCGGGCGGCGGCGGGGTGGCGGGGCAGGGCGTGCTGGTGCTCGGTGCCGCGTACCGGGGCGGCGTCAAGGAGACGGCGTACTCGGGGGTGTTCCCGCTGGTCGAGGCGCTGCGCGCGGTCGGCGCCCGGCCGTACGTGGCCGATCCGCTGTACCGGGCCGAGGAACTGGCCGCGCTCGGCCTGCCTCCGCACCGGGGCGAACCGGTGGTGGCGGCGGTGCTCCAGGCCGACCACCCCGAGTACCGCGAGCTGGCGCCCGCCGACCTGCCGGGTGTCCGGGTGCTGCTGGACGGCCGCAGGTGCACCGACCCGGAGCGGTGGGCCGTCGACGGTGTGCGCCGGATCGTGCTCGGGGGCGCGTGA
- a CDS encoding glycosyltransferase family 2 protein, whose amino-acid sequence MTVPDVTVVIAVYNTMPYLVACLDSLVRQSIGHARMEVVAVDDGSTDGGGALLDDYAARHPGLFQVVHQANSGGPAAPTNRGLALARGRYVLFLGADDWLGGEALERMVAAADEWGSDVLIPKQIGVNGRLVPQGIFGGTAPSVGFEDSALAWALADTKLFRLDLVRRHNLARKEELKVYSDQPFTLAACLRARRISVLADYDYYFLVLREDRGNVTQRAGALDRIRGVAAVQWVAAELAAPGGQLDAIRARHFGWEVPQLLQADFLRLDEDLQGEICGGVGDLVRQFGAREVYHRLAVPDRVRLELAAAGRLDAVRELIAYEAEHGEPPVVTDGRRRYAGYPVFRDGEAGLADELFLLGEDPPPDAEPELRLVQQLWRGAVPVQVRRRLRRYPAWRRFAESVAAPAVDRPEGGRR is encoded by the coding sequence ATGACCGTACCCGACGTGACCGTGGTGATCGCGGTCTACAACACCATGCCGTACCTGGTCGCCTGCCTGGACTCGCTGGTCCGGCAGAGCATCGGGCACGCGCGCATGGAGGTGGTCGCGGTCGACGACGGGTCCACGGACGGCGGCGGCGCCCTGCTCGACGACTACGCGGCCCGCCACCCCGGGCTGTTCCAGGTGGTCCACCAGGCCAACTCCGGCGGCCCGGCGGCCCCGACCAACCGGGGGCTGGCGCTGGCCCGCGGCCGGTACGTGCTCTTCCTCGGCGCCGACGACTGGCTCGGCGGCGAGGCCCTGGAGCGGATGGTGGCCGCCGCCGACGAGTGGGGGTCGGACGTGCTGATCCCCAAGCAGATCGGGGTGAACGGGCGGCTGGTCCCGCAGGGCATCTTCGGCGGGACGGCCCCCTCGGTCGGCTTCGAGGACTCCGCGCTGGCCTGGGCGCTCGCCGACACCAAGCTGTTCCGGCTGGACCTCGTCCGGCGCCACAACCTGGCCCGCAAGGAGGAGCTGAAGGTCTACTCCGACCAGCCCTTCACCCTCGCCGCCTGCCTGCGGGCCCGCCGGATCTCCGTCCTCGCCGACTACGACTACTACTTCCTGGTGCTGCGCGAGGACCGGGGCAACGTCACCCAGCGGGCCGGCGCGCTGGACCGGATCCGGGGCGTCGCCGCGGTGCAGTGGGTGGCGGCGGAGCTGGCCGCCCCCGGCGGCCAGCTGGACGCGATCAGGGCCCGGCACTTCGGCTGGGAGGTGCCGCAGCTGCTGCAGGCCGACTTCCTGCGGCTCGACGAGGACCTGCAGGGCGAGATCTGCGGCGGGGTGGGCGACCTGGTGCGGCAGTTCGGCGCCCGCGAGGTGTACCACCGGCTCGCCGTGCCGGACCGGGTGCGGCTCGAACTCGCCGCCGCCGGGAGGCTGGACGCGGTGCGCGAGCTGATCGCGTACGAGGCCGAGCACGGCGAGCCGCCGGTGGTGACGGACGGGCGGCGGCGCTACGCCGGCTACCCGGTCTTCCGGGACGGCGAGGCGGGGCTGGCGGACGAGCTGTTCCTGCTCGGCGAGGATCCCCCGCCCGACGCGGAACCGGAGCTCCGGCTGGTGCAGCAGCTCTGGCGCGGTGCCGTACCCGTGCAGGTGCGCCGCCGGCTGCGCCGCTACCCGGCCTGGCGCCGGTTCGCCGAATCGGTGGCCGCCCCGGCCGTCGACCGACCGGAAGGGGGACGGCGATGA
- a CDS encoding ABC transporter ATP-binding protein, with product MALIELDDVHRTFTVRAKAGRLRREKREVRAVDGLSFTVRAGECVGYIGPNGAGKSTTIKMLTGILVPTSGRLRVAGVDPARERVALARRIGVVFGQRTTLWWDLPLRDSYELARRIYRIPEHRYRANLERCVELLDLGALLDTPVRQLSLGQRMRGDLAAALLHDPQVLYLDEPTIGLDVVSKGKVREFLREVNRERGTTVLLTTHDLTDIEQLCDRVMVIDHGRVVYDGGLDGLHAAGESERTLVVDLAEAGPPIEVPGARVVRVEGPRQWLAFPAQQSAAPIVAAVADRYPLVDLSVREPAIEDVIARMYAEVAIG from the coding sequence ATGGCACTGATCGAACTCGACGACGTCCACCGCACCTTCACCGTCCGCGCCAAGGCCGGCCGGCTCAGGCGGGAGAAGCGCGAGGTCCGCGCGGTCGACGGGCTGAGCTTCACCGTCCGGGCCGGCGAGTGCGTCGGCTACATCGGCCCCAACGGCGCCGGGAAGTCCACCACCATCAAGATGCTCACCGGCATCCTCGTCCCGACCTCCGGACGGCTGAGGGTCGCCGGCGTCGACCCGGCCCGCGAACGGGTCGCCCTGGCCCGCCGGATCGGCGTCGTCTTCGGACAGCGCACCACCCTCTGGTGGGACCTCCCGCTGCGCGACTCCTACGAACTCGCCCGCCGGATCTACCGCATCCCCGAGCACCGATATCGGGCCAACCTGGAACGCTGCGTCGAACTGCTCGACCTCGGGGCGCTGCTCGACACCCCCGTCCGGCAGCTCTCGCTCGGCCAGCGGATGCGCGGAGACCTCGCCGCCGCCCTGCTGCACGACCCGCAGGTGCTCTACCTGGACGAGCCCACCATCGGCCTGGACGTGGTCAGCAAGGGCAAGGTCCGCGAGTTCCTCCGCGAGGTCAACCGCGAGCGGGGCACCACCGTGCTGCTCACCACGCACGACCTCACCGACATCGAGCAGCTCTGCGACCGGGTCATGGTGATCGACCACGGCCGGGTGGTGTACGACGGCGGGCTGGACGGGCTGCACGCGGCCGGGGAGAGCGAGCGGACCCTGGTGGTCGACCTCGCCGAGGCGGGCCCGCCGATCGAGGTGCCGGGTGCCCGGGTGGTCCGGGTCGAGGGCCCGCGCCAGTGGCTGGCCTTCCCGGCGCAGCAGAGCGCGGCCCCGATCGTCGCCGCCGTGGCCGACCGGTACCCGCTGGTCGACCTGTCGGTGCGCGAGCCGGCCATCGAGGACGTGATCGCCCGGATGTACGCGGAGGTCGCGATCGGCTGA
- a CDS encoding ABC transporter permease yields MWTRAIMSYRASFVLMLGANVVVTFLDFAVVILMFRHTDTLGGWTLPELGFLYGTSTLALGMANLFVGSIDALGERIRAGTLDTMLVRPAPALAQLCAERFSLRRLGRPVQAVAVLAWALAALDVHWTWDRVLLVPVLLVCGTLIFAAVFIGFASLQFWWGEAKELQNSFTYGGATLLHYPPTVFAKELVAGVVFGVPLAFVNWLPALRILDKPDPLGLPAAFQFASPLAAAIGLAVAGLAWRAGLRAYRGAGS; encoded by the coding sequence ATGTGGACCAGGGCGATCATGTCCTACCGGGCGTCGTTCGTCCTGATGCTGGGCGCCAACGTCGTGGTCACCTTCCTCGACTTCGCCGTGGTGATCCTGATGTTCCGCCACACCGACACGCTCGGCGGCTGGACCCTGCCCGAACTGGGCTTCCTCTACGGGACCTCCACGCTCGCGCTCGGCATGGCCAACCTGTTCGTCGGCTCCATCGACGCGCTCGGCGAGCGGATCCGCGCCGGCACGCTGGACACCATGCTGGTCCGGCCCGCCCCGGCGCTCGCCCAGCTCTGCGCCGAGCGGTTCTCGCTGCGCAGGCTCGGACGGCCGGTGCAGGCGGTGGCGGTGCTGGCCTGGGCGCTGGCCGCGCTGGACGTCCACTGGACCTGGGACCGGGTCCTGCTGGTGCCCGTCCTGCTGGTCTGCGGCACGCTCATCTTCGCGGCCGTCTTCATCGGCTTCGCCAGCCTCCAGTTCTGGTGGGGCGAGGCCAAGGAGCTGCAGAACTCGTTCACCTACGGCGGCGCCACCCTGCTGCACTACCCGCCGACCGTCTTCGCCAAGGAGCTGGTCGCCGGTGTCGTCTTCGGCGTGCCGCTCGCCTTCGTCAACTGGCTGCCCGCGCTGCGGATCCTCGACAAGCCCGATCCGCTCGGGCTGCCGGCCGCCTTCCAGTTCGCCTCGCCGCTGGCCGCCGCGATCGGCCTGGCCGTCGCCGGGCTCGCCTGGCGCGCGGGCCTGCGCGCGTACCGCGGCGCCGGCAGCTGA
- a CDS encoding ABC transporter permease, producing the protein MRNAVPVAPRATHPPDPDDTPAGGAPRLYLAVARGAFRRFSTYRAATLAGAFTNTVFGFILAYTFLALWQARPGLGGYDQSAAVTYIWVSQALLVTVAVWGGGFQDDVQERFRSGDIAIDLYRPVDFQGWWMATDLGRAGFHLLARGAPPLLAGSLVFHTRMPESPLTWAFFLVSVLLAVVVSFGLRFLVSLTGFWLHDSEGVRAVMLVVAMFFSGMLLPLALFPGLLGDLAPVLPWAALVQVPTDVFLERSTGTGLLGAFGFQLAWAVLLLAAGRLVQLLATRKVVVQGG; encoded by the coding sequence ATGCGGAATGCCGTTCCCGTGGCGCCCCGCGCCACCCATCCCCCCGATCCCGACGACACCCCGGCGGGCGGCGCGCCGCGCCTCTACTTGGCGGTCGCCCGCGGCGCGTTCCGCCGCTTCTCGACCTACCGGGCCGCCACGCTGGCCGGAGCCTTCACCAACACCGTCTTCGGCTTCATCCTCGCCTACACCTTCCTCGCCCTCTGGCAGGCCCGCCCCGGCCTCGGCGGCTACGACCAGAGCGCCGCCGTCACCTACATCTGGGTCAGCCAGGCGCTGCTGGTCACGGTCGCCGTCTGGGGCGGCGGCTTCCAGGACGACGTCCAGGAGCGGTTCCGCAGCGGGGACATCGCCATCGACCTGTACCGCCCGGTGGACTTCCAGGGCTGGTGGATGGCCACCGACCTCGGCCGGGCCGGCTTCCACCTGCTGGCCCGCGGGGCGCCGCCGCTGCTGGCCGGCTCCCTGGTGTTCCACACCCGGATGCCGGAGTCCCCGCTGACCTGGGCGTTCTTCCTGGTCTCGGTGCTGCTCGCGGTGGTGGTCAGCTTCGGGCTGCGGTTCCTCGTCTCGCTCACCGGCTTCTGGCTGCACGACTCGGAGGGGGTGCGCGCGGTGATGCTGGTGGTGGCGATGTTCTTCTCCGGGATGCTGCTGCCGCTCGCGCTCTTCCCCGGCCTGCTCGGCGACCTCGCCCCGGTGCTGCCCTGGGCGGCGCTGGTGCAGGTGCCGACCGACGTCTTCCTGGAGCGCTCGACCGGCACCGGGCTGCTCGGCGCGTTCGGGTTCCAGCTGGCCTGGGCGGTGCTGCTGCTCGCGGCCGGCCGGCTGGTCCAGCTGCTCGCGACCCGCAAGGTGGTGGTCCAGGGTGGCTGA